A part of Candidatus Eisenbacteria bacterium genomic DNA contains:
- a CDS encoding slipin family protein has protein sequence MIAPPLFILFVLIVIVLASALRVLREYERGVIFRLGRLVGAKGPGLIFLIPVIDRMVKVSLRVLAMDVPPQDVITRDNVTVKVNAVLYFKVLDAEKAVVAVEKFLYATSQMAQTTLRSVLGEHDLDDLLANREKINQQLQSIIDERTDPWGVKVTAVEVKDVDLPQEMQRAIARQAEAERERRAKVIHADGEFQAAGRLTEAAQKMAVEPVAIQLRYLQTLTEVSAEKNSTIIFPLPLEMIEGLFRKLGGHRKGEVEPPAVS, from the coding sequence ATGATCGCGCCTCCCCTGTTTATTCTGTTCGTGCTGATCGTGATCGTTCTCGCAAGCGCTCTGCGCGTGCTACGCGAATACGAGCGGGGCGTGATCTTCCGGCTCGGCCGCCTGGTCGGCGCGAAGGGGCCCGGGCTCATCTTCCTCATCCCCGTCATCGACCGAATGGTGAAGGTCTCTCTCCGGGTGCTCGCCATGGATGTCCCTCCCCAGGACGTAATCACCCGCGACAACGTGACGGTTAAGGTGAACGCGGTGCTCTATTTCAAGGTGTTGGACGCGGAAAAGGCGGTGGTGGCGGTGGAGAAGTTCCTCTACGCCACGAGCCAGATGGCGCAGACCACACTCCGGAGCGTGCTGGGCGAGCACGACCTGGACGACCTGCTCGCCAACCGGGAGAAGATCAACCAGCAGCTGCAATCGATCATCGACGAACGGACCGATCCTTGGGGCGTGAAGGTAACGGCGGTGGAGGTGAAGGACGTGGACCTGCCCCAGGAGATGCAGCGCGCCATCGCCCGCCAGGCCGAGGCGGAGCGCGAGCGCCGCGCCAAGGTGATCCACGCCGACGGCGAGTTTCAGGCGGCGGGGAGGCTGACCGAGGCGGCACAAAAAATGGCCGTGGAACCGGTGGCGATCCAGCTCCGCTACCTGCAGACGCTGACGGAGGTGTCGGCGGAGAAGAACTCCACCATCATCTTCCCCCTCCCGCTGGAGATGATCGAAGGGCTCTTCCGGAAACTGGGGGGACACCGCAAGGGCGAGGTCGAGCCGCCCGCGGTTTCTTAG